One genomic region from Mytilus trossulus isolate FHL-02 chromosome 9, PNRI_Mtr1.1.1.hap1, whole genome shotgun sequence encodes:
- the LOC134684829 gene encoding short-chain collagen C4-like: MFLSALVVVVTTSLVLVQCHDCKDYDLSASDQSFLMKHYLRTTRKEEGISTGKPVASGVTYIRWGKKGCPKGVDMVYTGQVGGNDYRNKAGGVNYLCLPNDPENGESQKTENDQLYGAEYEFGSSYKPSGMKSDMQQKDVPCAVCFQRRRSVHLMIPGRKTCYKGWTSEYSGFLMTDYRTHSSKDYLCVDKDAEPLDNKNGNENGAVLYGIRTKCGSLRCPPYKDATDVRCVVCTK; this comes from the exons ATGTTCCTGTCAGCTTTGGTAGTTGTTGTAACAACAAGCTTGGTCCTTGTGCAATGTCATGATTGTAAAGATTATGACTTATCGGCATCTGACCAGTCTTTTCTAATGAAGCATTATCTTCGTACAACTAGAAAAGAGGAAGGCATTTCAACAGGAAAGCCGGTTGCTTCAG GTGTAACATATATACGTTGGGGTAAGAAAGGATGTCCGAAAGGAGTAGATATGGTTTATACAG GGCAGGTTGGCGGAAATGACTATAGAAACAAAGCTGGAGGTGTCAACTATCTATGTCTACCAAATGACCCGGAAAATGGAGAGTCACAAAAAACTGAAAACGACCAATTATATGGTGCGGAATATGAGTTTGGTTCATCATACAAACCATCAGGAATGAAATCGGATATGCAACAAAAAGACGTACCATGCGCTGTTTGTTTCCAAAGAAGAAGATCTGTTCATCTGATGATTCCAG GTAGAAAAACATGCTACAAAGGCTGGACATCCGAGTATAGTGGTTTTCTAATGACGGATTATAGGACTCACAGCAGTAAGGATTATTTATGTGTTGACAAAGATGCCGAACCTCTTGACaataaaaatggaaatgaaaatgGGGCAGTATTGTATGGAATCAGAACCAAATGTGGTAGTTTGAGGTGTCCTCCATACAAAGATGCTACAGATGTACGATGCGTTGTTTGTACAAAGTGA